The Achromobacter deleyi genome has a window encoding:
- a CDS encoding LysR substrate-binding domain-containing protein: MTTPDTFTRTPVPRLDLYTLQVFVAVLDEGSIAAAAAREHIAPSALSKRLSELERTLDVTLFNRHARGVEPTSAGLALARHARALLHQAGSLADEIRDFSSGVRGHVRIAANLSSITQFLPGELRRFLDQHPDVRIDLEENVSSAVTRAVQENVSDIGIYTQTDDDSGLLVFPYQRDVMTLVVNQAHPLAARSSIAFADTLEYDHVGMHRGSAANYLFTREAAAINRTVRLRFQVTSYDALVSMVRGELGIGIVPTKALSLFACEDLRIIPLTDAWAQRQLKLCVRSNEPLSGAARLLLDHLLEEVQPTGGA; encoded by the coding sequence ATGACGACACCCGATACGTTCACCCGTACACCCGTGCCTCGCCTGGACCTCTACACCCTTCAGGTTTTTGTGGCCGTCCTGGATGAAGGCAGCATTGCCGCCGCCGCGGCGCGTGAACACATCGCGCCATCGGCGCTCAGCAAGCGGTTGTCCGAGCTTGAGCGCACCCTGGATGTCACCCTGTTCAATCGGCACGCGCGCGGGGTGGAACCCACCAGCGCCGGGCTGGCGCTGGCGCGGCATGCGCGTGCGCTGTTGCATCAGGCGGGCAGCCTGGCTGATGAAATCCGAGATTTTTCGTCGGGAGTGCGCGGGCATGTGCGCATCGCCGCCAATCTGTCATCCATTACGCAATTCCTGCCCGGCGAGCTGCGCCGGTTTCTGGACCAGCACCCTGATGTGCGGATCGATCTGGAAGAAAATGTCAGTTCCGCCGTGACCCGGGCGGTTCAAGAGAATGTGTCCGACATCGGCATCTATACCCAGACGGACGACGATAGCGGTCTGCTTGTCTTTCCGTACCAGCGCGACGTGATGACGCTGGTGGTCAATCAAGCCCACCCGCTTGCGGCGCGCAGCAGCATCGCGTTTGCCGACACGCTGGAATACGACCATGTGGGCATGCACCGTGGCAGCGCGGCCAATTACCTGTTCACCCGTGAGGCGGCGGCCATCAACCGGACGGTGCGATTGCGGTTCCAGGTGACCTCGTACGATGCCCTGGTGTCGATGGTGCGTGGTGAACTGGGCATAGGCATCGTGCCGACCAAGGCGTTGTCGCTGTTCGCCTGCGAGGACCTCCGGATAATCCCTCTGACCGATGCGTGGGCACAGCGCCAGCTCAAATTGTGCGTGCGCAGCAATGAGCCTTTGTCCGGCGCGGCGCGACTGCTATTGGATCATCTGCTTGAAGAGGTTCAGCCCACAGGAGGCGCTTGA
- a CDS encoding PrkA family serine protein kinase, with the protein MVEGFKSQYAREQESELSLEEYLNLAKRDPMAYASPAERMLAAIGDPEIVDTRNDPRLSRLFSNRTIRRYPAFQEFYGMEDVIGQIVAFFKHAAQGLEERKQILYLLGPVGGGKSSIAERLKSLMESYPIYALKGSPVNESPLGLFHPERFGDMLEKEYGIPRRYLSGIMSPWAVKRLKEFDGDISQFRVVRLNPSVLRQIAIAKTEPGDENNQDISSLVGKVDIRKLDRHSQDDPDAYSYSGGLCLANQGLLEFVEMFKAPIKMLHPLLTATQEGNFKGTEGFSAIPFNGAILAHSNESEWQTFRNNKHNEAFLDRIYIVKVPYCLQVSEEVRIYEKLLHHSSLSAAPCAPGTLDMMAQFSVLTRLKEPENSSIYSKLRVYDGESLKDVDPKAKALQEYKDYAGTDEGMNGVSTRFAYKILSSVFNYDQTEVAANPVHLMYVLEQRIGREDYPDEVRRRYLEFIKGFLAPRYAEFIGKEIQTSYLESYSEYGQNIFDRYVTFADCWIQDEEFRDPETGESFDRSALNDELEKIEKPAGIANPKDFRNEIVNFVLRARANNNGRNPTWTSYEKLREVIEKKMFSNTEDLLPVISFNAKASAEDKSKHQSFVDRMVEKGYTEKQVRLLCEWYLRVRKSS; encoded by the coding sequence ATCGTCGAAGGCTTCAAGTCGCAGTATGCAAGAGAGCAGGAATCGGAGCTCTCCCTCGAGGAGTACCTGAACCTCGCCAAACGCGATCCCATGGCATACGCCAGCCCCGCCGAGCGCATGCTGGCCGCGATCGGCGACCCTGAAATCGTGGATACGCGCAACGACCCACGTCTTTCCCGTTTGTTTTCCAACCGGACCATCCGGCGCTATCCGGCGTTCCAGGAGTTCTACGGCATGGAGGACGTGATCGGGCAGATCGTCGCGTTCTTCAAGCACGCCGCGCAAGGCCTGGAAGAGCGCAAGCAAATCCTTTATCTGCTGGGACCGGTGGGCGGCGGCAAGTCGTCCATCGCGGAACGGCTCAAGTCCTTGATGGAAAGCTATCCCATCTATGCCTTGAAGGGTTCGCCGGTGAACGAGTCTCCGCTCGGCCTGTTCCATCCGGAACGCTTCGGCGACATGCTTGAAAAGGAATACGGCATTCCCCGGCGCTACCTGAGCGGCATCATGTCGCCCTGGGCCGTGAAGCGCCTGAAGGAGTTCGACGGCGACATCTCGCAGTTCCGTGTCGTGCGCCTGAACCCCTCGGTGCTGCGCCAGATCGCCATCGCCAAGACCGAGCCGGGCGACGAGAACAACCAGGACATCTCCTCGCTGGTCGGCAAGGTCGATATCCGCAAGCTCGACCGCCACTCGCAGGACGACCCGGACGCCTACAGCTATTCCGGCGGCCTGTGCCTGGCCAACCAGGGGCTGCTCGAGTTCGTGGAAATGTTCAAGGCCCCGATCAAGATGCTGCACCCGTTGCTGACGGCAACCCAGGAAGGCAACTTCAAGGGCACCGAGGGCTTCTCCGCGATTCCCTTCAACGGCGCGATCCTGGCTCACTCGAACGAGTCGGAATGGCAGACCTTCCGCAACAACAAGCACAACGAGGCTTTCCTCGACCGTATCTACATCGTCAAGGTTCCGTACTGCCTGCAGGTGTCCGAAGAGGTCCGCATCTACGAGAAGCTGCTGCATCACAGCTCGCTGTCCGCGGCGCCGTGCGCGCCGGGAACGCTGGACATGATGGCGCAATTCTCGGTGCTGACCCGCCTGAAAGAACCCGAGAACTCCAGCATCTATTCCAAGCTGCGGGTCTACGACGGCGAAAGCCTGAAGGACGTGGATCCGAAGGCCAAGGCCCTGCAGGAGTACAAGGACTACGCCGGCACGGACGAAGGCATGAACGGGGTGTCCACGCGGTTCGCGTACAAGATCCTGTCCAGCGTCTTCAACTATGACCAGACCGAAGTCGCCGCCAACCCCGTGCATCTGATGTACGTGCTTGAGCAGCGGATCGGCCGCGAGGACTATCCGGACGAAGTCCGCCGGCGCTACCTGGAGTTCATCAAGGGCTTCCTGGCGCCGCGCTACGCGGAGTTCATCGGCAAGGAAATCCAGACCTCATACCTGGAGTCCTATTCCGAGTACGGCCAGAACATCTTCGACCGCTACGTGACGTTTGCCGACTGCTGGATCCAGGACGAGGAATTCCGCGATCCCGAAACCGGCGAAAGCTTCGATCGCAGCGCGCTGAATGACGAGCTGGAAAAGATCGAGAAACCAGCGGGCATCGCGAACCCGAAGGACTTCCGCAACGAGATCGTGAACTTCGTGCTGCGGGCGCGCGCCAACAACAACGGCCGCAACCCGACCTGGACCAGCTATGAAAAGCTGCGCGAAGTGATCGAGAAGAAGATGTTCTCGAACACGGAAGATCTGCTGCCGGTGATTTCGTTCAATGCCAAGGCCTCGGCCGAGGACAAGTCGAAACACCAGAGCTTCGTGGATCGGATGGTTGAAAAGGGCTACACGGAAAAGCAGGTCAGGCTGCTGTGCGAGTGGTATCTCCGTGTGAGGAAGTCTTCCTGA
- a CDS encoding SpoVR family protein yields the protein MNAIVGALVEPESAGGARPISQGSEWTFELIQSYDDAISQIAREYGLDTYPNQIEVITSEQMLDAYASAGLPIGYPHWSYGKEFIRNEQFYRRGMQGLAYEIVINSNPCISYLMEENSMTMQALVIAHACYGHNSFFKGNYLFRQWTDADGVLDYLVFARKYVMSCEDRYGIDAVEALLDSCHALSHHGVDRYKRPTPVSYKEEAARQAERQEHARLQYNDLWRTLPRLEADKDTRAAASVFPPEPEENLLYFIEKYSPKLAPWQKELVRIVRKVAQYFYPQTQTKVMNEGWATFWHYTILNRLHEKGLVNDGFMMEFLQSHTNVVSQRGFDERGYGGINPYALGFAMMSDIRRICEAPTPEDRRWFPDIAGGDWLKTLDFAMRNFKDESYISQYLSPRLIREFRFFAISDHQANPKLEVAAIHDDDGYRDIRRLLAAQHNRDNQVPDIQVVRFNRDTDRSLVLRHLKSRGRPLAGEDAEQVMKHLARLWGFRVRLEETEPDGTISSYREQDPPASL from the coding sequence ATGAATGCCATCGTGGGTGCTCTCGTGGAGCCGGAATCGGCCGGCGGAGCCCGGCCGATCTCCCAGGGTTCCGAATGGACGTTCGAACTGATCCAGTCCTATGACGACGCGATCTCCCAGATCGCGCGCGAATACGGGCTGGACACGTATCCGAACCAGATCGAGGTGATTACCTCGGAACAGATGCTGGACGCCTATGCGTCGGCCGGCTTGCCCATCGGGTATCCGCATTGGTCTTACGGCAAGGAATTCATCCGCAACGAGCAGTTCTACCGGCGCGGCATGCAGGGCCTGGCGTACGAGATCGTCATCAACTCCAATCCCTGCATCTCCTATCTCATGGAAGAAAACTCCATGACGATGCAGGCGCTGGTGATTGCGCACGCCTGCTACGGGCACAACTCGTTCTTCAAGGGCAACTACCTGTTCCGCCAGTGGACCGACGCCGATGGCGTGCTGGATTACCTGGTGTTTGCGCGCAAGTACGTGATGTCCTGCGAAGACCGGTACGGCATCGATGCGGTGGAAGCGCTGCTGGACTCCTGCCACGCGCTGTCGCACCATGGGGTGGACCGCTACAAGCGGCCGACGCCGGTGTCCTACAAGGAAGAGGCCGCGCGCCAGGCGGAACGCCAGGAACACGCCCGGCTGCAGTACAACGACCTGTGGCGGACGCTGCCGCGGCTGGAAGCGGACAAGGACACGCGCGCCGCGGCCTCGGTATTCCCGCCGGAGCCCGAAGAGAACCTGCTGTACTTCATCGAGAAGTACTCGCCCAAGCTCGCCCCGTGGCAGAAGGAGCTGGTGCGCATTGTCCGCAAGGTCGCCCAGTATTTCTACCCGCAGACGCAGACCAAGGTCATGAACGAAGGCTGGGCCACGTTCTGGCACTACACCATCCTGAACCGCCTGCACGAGAAGGGACTGGTGAACGACGGCTTCATGATGGAGTTCCTGCAAAGCCATACCAATGTGGTCAGCCAGCGTGGCTTTGACGAGCGCGGCTACGGCGGCATCAACCCGTACGCGCTGGGCTTCGCGATGATGTCGGATATCCGCCGCATCTGCGAGGCGCCCACGCCGGAGGACCGCCGCTGGTTCCCCGATATCGCGGGAGGCGATTGGCTGAAGACGCTGGACTTCGCCATGCGCAACTTCAAGGACGAATCGTATATCTCGCAGTACCTGTCGCCCCGCCTGATCCGCGAGTTCCGATTCTTCGCGATCTCGGATCACCAGGCCAACCCGAAGCTGGAAGTGGCCGCCATTCACGATGACGACGGCTACCGCGATATCCGCCGCCTGCTGGCCGCGCAGCACAACCGCGACAACCAGGTGCCGGACATCCAGGTCGTCCGCTTCAATCGCGACACCGACCGCTCGCTGGTGCTGCGCCACCTGAAAAGCCGCGGCCGGCCCCTGGCGGGCGAGGATGCCGAGCAGGTGATGAAGCATCTGGCGCGCCTGTGGGGTTTCCGTGTCCGGCTGGAAGAGACCGAGCCGGACGGCACGATCAGCTCCTACCGGGAGCAGGACCCGCCGGCGTCGCTGTAA
- a CDS encoding YeaH/YhbH family protein, which yields MNSLIDRRLNGRNKSAVNRERFLRRYKDQIRKAVHGMIRDRSIQDMDQGGEINLPARDISEPTFRHGAGGDRELVHPGNREFAKGDTFDRPQGGQGEGGSEPGEGESVDQFTFSLSRAEFLNLFFEDLELPHLARNQLGEVSQKKWQRAGYTTTGSPSMLSISRTLKSSLARRVALSVKARADLEDAEEALAKAQAAGAPAAELQVLEQEVEACRERLARVPFLDDLDLRYRNRVSVAIPMARAVMFCLMDVSGSMDEGKKDLAKRFFTLLYLFLSRKYEHVDLVFIRHTDNAEEVDEQTFFYDPKSGGTIVLSALELMREILEKRYPPSAWNVYAAQASDGDSFGADAGKSARFLAEHLLPSTRYFAYIEIPDSQEARKSSLWAEYEQKLEPHFVMRRICDRGEIFPVFHDLFKKETA from the coding sequence ATGAATTCACTGATCGATCGCCGTCTTAACGGGCGCAACAAGAGCGCCGTAAACCGGGAACGCTTTCTTCGGCGTTACAAGGACCAGATCCGCAAGGCGGTACACGGGATGATCCGTGACCGCTCTATCCAGGACATGGACCAGGGCGGAGAGATCAACCTGCCCGCCCGCGACATTTCCGAGCCGACGTTCCGGCACGGCGCGGGCGGCGACCGGGAGCTGGTGCACCCTGGCAACCGCGAGTTCGCCAAAGGAGACACCTTCGACCGGCCGCAGGGCGGGCAAGGCGAGGGCGGGTCCGAACCCGGGGAAGGCGAATCGGTGGACCAGTTCACCTTCAGCCTGTCGCGGGCCGAGTTCCTGAACCTGTTCTTCGAAGATCTGGAACTGCCGCACCTGGCGCGCAACCAGCTGGGCGAGGTCAGCCAGAAGAAGTGGCAGCGCGCAGGCTACACCACCACCGGTTCGCCCAGCATGCTGAGCATCAGCCGCACGCTCAAGTCGTCCCTGGCGCGGCGGGTGGCGCTCAGCGTCAAGGCGCGCGCCGATCTGGAAGACGCCGAGGAAGCGCTGGCCAAGGCGCAGGCGGCGGGCGCGCCCGCCGCCGAGCTCCAGGTGCTGGAGCAGGAGGTCGAAGCATGCCGCGAACGCCTGGCCCGCGTGCCTTTCCTGGACGATCTGGACTTGCGCTATCGCAACCGCGTGTCGGTGGCCATCCCCATGGCGCGCGCGGTCATGTTCTGCCTGATGGACGTGTCCGGTTCCATGGACGAGGGCAAGAAAGACCTGGCCAAGCGTTTCTTCACGCTGCTCTACCTGTTCCTGTCGCGCAAGTACGAGCACGTGGACCTGGTTTTCATCCGCCACACGGACAACGCCGAGGAAGTGGACGAGCAGACGTTCTTCTACGACCCCAAGAGCGGCGGCACCATCGTGCTGTCCGCGCTGGAGCTGATGCGCGAGATTCTTGAAAAGCGCTATCCGCCCTCGGCCTGGAACGTCTATGCGGCGCAGGCCAGCGACGGCGATTCGTTCGGCGCGGATGCCGGCAAGAGCGCGCGCTTCCTGGCGGAACACCTGCTACCCTCGACGCGCTATTTCGCCTACATTGAAATTCCCGACTCGCAGGAAGCGCGCAAGAGCAGCCTGTGGGCGGAGTACGAACAGAAGCTGGAGCCGCATTTCGTCATGCGGCGCATCTGTGATCGCGGCGAGATCTTCCCCGTGTTCCATGATCTGTTCAAGAAGGAGACCGCATGA